A single region of the Triticum dicoccoides isolate Atlit2015 ecotype Zavitan chromosome 2B, WEW_v2.0, whole genome shotgun sequence genome encodes:
- the LOC119365052 gene encoding GATA transcription factor 5-like yields MLHQTLIPSCLAFSASASPDPLPFASNATAAAPAAATHLRSSAMPSYAHHHSSLDERMDALKGSSRQEETPDEAAAEAPAAWGFAERDGFSVEDLLDLEEFCEPDKDGADEPQEAPAADVKEEKLNDGPQQPVVSYELAPPAPPAPEIVDLPAHDVEEELEWVSRIMDDSLSELPPQPAPSASMMASLAARPPQRRLPLPQRHPQDGAYRALPSMSDPMRTPTICALSTEALVPIKAKRSKRSRASGWSLSGPTPDSTSSSSTTTTSSCSSSASFSPYFLMDSTHFGASELMEEYNILPPPPKKSKHGKSSKQKAKKRGRKPKNLPAHPSSAMEAATQSDRRCSHCGVQKTPQWRAGPEGAKTLCNACGVRYKSGRLLPEYRPACSPTYVSSVHSNSHRKVLEMRRKKEDGPLTVTATAPAVASF; encoded by the exons ATGCTCCACCAAACGCTCATCCCTTCTTGCCTTGCCTTCTCCGCCTCCGCTTCCCCCGACCCTCTCCCCTTCGCCTcaaacgccaccgccgccgcccccgccgccgcgacCCACCTTCGCTCCTCAGCCATGCCGTCCTACGCGCACCACCACAGCTCTCTG GACGAGAGGATGGACGCCCTAAAGGGCAGTAGCCGCCAGGAGGAGACGCCCGACGAGGCCGCCGCCGAGGCGCCGGCGGCCTGGGGCTTCGCCGAGAGGGACGGCTTCTCCGTCGAGGACCTGCTGGACCTCGAGGAGTTTTGCGAGCCGGATAAGGACGGCGCCGACGAGCCCCAGGAGGCGCCGGCCGCCGACGTGAAGGAGGAGAAGTTGAACGACGGGCCCCAGCAGCCCGTCGTGTCGTATGAGCTCGCCCCTCCGGCGCCGCCCGCGCCGGAGATTGTTGACCTGCCG GCGCATGACGTCGAGGAGGAGCTCGAGTGGGTGTCCCGTATCATGGACGACTCGCTCTCCGAGCTGCCCCCGCAGCCGGCGCCGTCCGCGTCGATGATGGCGTCGTTGGCGGCACGCCCGCCGCAGCGCCGGCTGCCGCTGCCGCAGCGGCACCCACAGGACGGAGCGTACCGTGCTCTGCCGTCCATGTCCGACCCTATGCGGACTCCGACCATATGCGCGCTGTCGACGGAGGCGCTTGTTCCCATCAAGGCGAAGCGCAGCAAGCGCTCTAGGGCGTCGGGGTGGTCGCTCTCTGGGCCCACGCCGGACTCCACTTCGTCctcgtcgaccaccaccacctcctcgtgctcctcgtcggCGTCCTTCTCGCCCTACTTCCTGATGGACTCGACCCACTTCGGCGCCTCGGAGCTCATGGAGGAGTACAACATCCTCCCGCCGCCGCCCAAGAAGTCCAAGCACGGTAAGAGCAGCAAGCAAAAGGCCAAGAAGCGTGGCCGCAAGCCCAAGAACCTCCCTGCCCACCCGTCCAGCGCCATGGAGGCCGCCACCCAGAGCGACCGGCGCTGCAGCCACTGCGGCGTGCAGAAGACCCCGCAGTGGCGCGCGGGGCCGGAGGGCGCCAAGACGCTGTGCAACGCGTGCGGCGTCCGCTACAAGTCCGGCCGGCTCCTCCCCGAGTACCGCCCGGCGTGCAGCCCGACGTACGTGAGCAGCGTCCACTCCAACTCCCACCGCAAGGTGCTCGAGATGAGGCGCAAGAAGGAGGACGGCCCTCTCACAGTCACCGCCACCGCGCCCGCCGTGGCGTCGTTCTAG